One genomic segment of uncultured Campylobacter sp. includes these proteins:
- a CDS encoding methionine ABC transporter ATP-binding protein, protein MIKIENLKKFYGKTCVIDDVNLEVKQGEIFAIVGRSGAGKSTLLRCINGLEDYQEGSLKVEGKEVRELSAAQIRELRKNIGMIFQHFALMSRRSVAQNVATPLAFWGHSEDHTKRRVAELLELVGLADKANAYPSELSGGQKQRVAIARALALSPKILLSDEATSALDPNTTAQILSLLRRINRELGITIVLVTHEMEVVKGIAQRAILLKGGRVSNSGDIVSLFLHPDENMKEFLGEEEVLPASGVNIRLFFPPAVAFDSVITHMARALEINFNIVWGKLERLDKNVVGSLVINVEPSHVARVEEFIKNAGVIYEIVSEDEIKSCAAI, encoded by the coding sequence GTGATAAAGATAGAGAATTTAAAGAAATTTTACGGCAAGACTTGCGTGATCGACGATGTGAACCTGGAGGTGAAACAGGGTGAAATTTTTGCCATCGTCGGTCGCAGCGGCGCGGGTAAAAGCACGCTGCTGCGCTGCATAAACGGCCTTGAGGACTATCAAGAAGGAAGCCTTAAGGTAGAGGGCAAGGAGGTAAGAGAGCTAAGCGCCGCGCAGATCCGCGAGCTGCGCAAAAATATCGGTATGATTTTTCAACACTTTGCGCTTATGAGCCGCCGCAGCGTCGCGCAAAACGTCGCCACGCCGCTTGCGTTTTGGGGCCATTCCGAAGACCACACGAAGCGGCGCGTAGCCGAGCTTTTGGAGCTCGTGGGGCTTGCAGATAAAGCAAACGCCTATCCTAGCGAGCTTAGCGGTGGACAGAAGCAGCGCGTGGCAATCGCGCGCGCGCTTGCATTAAGCCCTAAAATTTTGCTTTCCGACGAGGCGACCTCGGCGCTTGATCCCAACACCACCGCTCAAATTTTATCACTTCTGCGCCGTATCAATCGCGAGCTAGGCATCACGATCGTGCTCGTTACGCACGAGATGGAGGTCGTAAAGGGCATCGCGCAGCGCGCGATCCTGCTTAAGGGCGGGCGCGTGAGCAACTCGGGCGATATCGTCTCGCTGTTTTTGCACCCGGATGAGAATATGAAGGAGTTTTTGGGCGAGGAGGAGGTGCTGCCCGCAAGCGGCGTGAATATCAGGCTCTTTTTCCCGCCCGCGGTTGCGTTTGACAGCGTGATCACGCATATGGCGCGCGCTTTGGAGATAAATTTTAACATCGTTTGGGGCAAGCTCGAGCGGCTTGATAAAAACGTCGTCGGAAGCCTCGTGATCAACGTAGAGCCCTCACACGTCGCGCGCGTGGAGGAGTTTATCAAAAACGCGGGCGTGATCTACGAGATCGTAAGCGAGGATGAGATCAAAAGCTGCGCCGCGATCTAG
- a CDS encoding response regulator transcription factor, translating to MSKILLVEDDEILCDLIGEYIKDAGFDVCVCSDAQSAADLAYEQKFDLFIFDVKIPKGDGFSLLKELRKSGDRTPAIFATSLNTLDDLEVGFKSGCDDYLKKPYELKELLLRVNSLIKRNFSHNFDDFVTIDDEFKFYFASKELRRSGVPVALSNKERELLALFLQNKNRLLSKDEIFSAIYAFDETPSEEALRTYIKNLRRVLGEEHIINRRNAGYLYV from the coding sequence GTGAGTAAAATTTTACTCGTAGAGGACGATGAGATCCTTTGCGATCTCATCGGCGAATATATAAAAGACGCGGGCTTTGACGTATGCGTTTGCAGCGACGCTCAAAGCGCCGCGGATCTTGCTTATGAACAAAAATTTGATCTTTTTATCTTTGACGTAAAAATCCCCAAAGGCGACGGATTTTCACTTTTAAAAGAGCTTCGCAAGAGCGGCGATCGTACCCCCGCGATATTTGCCACGTCGCTAAATACGCTTGATGATCTTGAAGTCGGTTTTAAAAGCGGCTGCGATGATTATCTCAAAAAACCGTATGAACTAAAAGAGCTACTACTGCGTGTTAATTCACTCATAAAGCGAAACTTCAGCCATAATTTTGATGATTTTGTAACTATTGACGACGAGTTTAAATTTTATTTTGCAAGCAAAGAGTTACGCAGATCGGGCGTGCCCGTCGCGCTTTCAAACAAAGAGCGTGAGCTGCTGGCACTTTTTTTGCAAAATAAAAACAGGCTTTTGAGCAAGGATGAAATTTTCTCCGCGATCTACGCTTTTGACGAAACTCCGAGCGAGGAAGCGCTACGAACTTATATCAAAAATCTACGCCGCGTCCTAGGCGAAGAGCACATCATAAATCGCCGCAACGCAGGGTATCTGTATGTCTGA
- a CDS encoding HAMP domain-containing sensor histidine kinase — protein sequence MSEKSALTLKILSLYLISSALFLGYFFKINYSMNEAALLSHRIKELKEIKMMIYMKASMDGLESLADFEREKGVSACIFKPNSDEIYGCSGELGALDKAKLKAEFISGGRLGIYENLQNMEERNAFSKAKIILLGSSVQGEILTLRIKTAAMMIALLGVILAVAFYLVRLGTKPLYDKIDTLNRFIKDSTHEINTPLSIISMSVETMRHAELGEYNAKRVANIDLAAKTLSRIYEDLVFLTFGMKKEGEISSIDLKSLVASRCEYFAPFIQKRKLSLKTDLSDASMNANIYEISRLIDNLLSNAVKYANAGGYVDVRLRRGELAISNSGEGIDRKKGGEIFRRFARFNSSEGGFGIGLSIVSEVCKKYSFSISYDSVPGEITTFRLTWRE from the coding sequence ATGTCTGAAAAGAGCGCTTTAACGCTTAAAATTTTATCTTTATATCTCATTTCAAGCGCGTTGTTTTTAGGATATTTTTTCAAGATAAATTACAGTATGAACGAAGCCGCGCTACTTTCGCACAGGATAAAAGAGCTAAAAGAGATCAAAATGATGATCTATATGAAAGCGAGCATGGACGGGCTGGAATCACTAGCGGACTTCGAGCGCGAAAAGGGCGTGAGTGCGTGTATATTTAAGCCAAACTCTGATGAAATTTACGGCTGCAGTGGCGAGCTCGGAGCGCTTGATAAAGCGAAGCTAAAGGCGGAATTTATAAGTGGCGGAAGGCTAGGAATTTATGAGAATCTGCAAAATATGGAGGAGCGAAACGCCTTTTCCAAGGCTAAAATCATCCTGCTTGGAAGTAGCGTGCAGGGCGAAATTTTAACGCTTCGTATTAAAACCGCAGCGATGATGATAGCGCTTTTGGGCGTGATATTAGCCGTGGCGTTTTATCTGGTGCGGCTAGGCACCAAGCCGCTTTACGATAAGATCGACACGCTAAATCGCTTCATCAAAGATAGTACCCACGAGATCAACACTCCGCTTAGCATCATCTCCATGAGCGTTGAGACGATGCGGCACGCAGAGCTTGGAGAATACAACGCCAAGCGCGTCGCTAATATTGATCTTGCCGCTAAGACGCTTTCTCGCATCTACGAGGATCTCGTGTTTTTGACCTTCGGCATGAAAAAGGAGGGTGAGATTAGCTCGATCGATCTAAAAAGCCTCGTCGCTTCGCGCTGCGAATATTTCGCGCCGTTTATTCAAAAGCGCAAACTAAGCCTTAAAACCGATCTTTCGGATGCGAGCATGAACGCAAACATCTATGAAATTTCACGCCTGATCGATAATCTGCTAAGCAACGCCGTAAAATACGCAAACGCAGGCGGCTACGTGGATGTGCGGCTAAGGCGCGGCGAGCTGGCGATCTCAAACAGCGGCGAGGGGATCGATAGGAAAAAGGGCGGCGAAATTTTCAGGCGTTTTGCGCGCTTCAACTCAAGCGAGGGCGGCTTTGGCATCGGGCTTAGCATCGTAAGCGAGGTCTGCAAAAAATACTCCTTTTCTATCTCCTACGATAGCGTGCCGGGCGAGATAACGACCTTTCGCCTTACGTGGCGAGAGTAA
- a CDS encoding acetate kinase, whose translation MDILVINSGSSSVKFKFHDMLNHACIASGLIEEIGSTHASGSINCANGRSIKVENEQIPNHETAIAIAIDLLKQSGVIKDLTQVGGIGHRIVQGADYFDAPALIDEDVMAKIAELAPLAPLHNPANLAGIKSCLKIAPKIPNVAVFDTIFHQSIPPYAYMYALPYEFYEKYKVRRYGAHGTSHWFVSTMGAKFLRKKYENFNAITLHLGNGSSVSAIENGKCIDTSMGLTPLEGIIMGTRCGSIDPAIIPYIERVAGYNAQDMDVIMNKKSGLLGICGASDLRKVYEKMEDGEPRAKLAFEMLVYSVVKMIGAYYAVLGRVDALIFTGGIGENAPHFRQNVCERLAHIGIEIDATKNAKNTGSIRNLSAADSKIKTLVIPTNEELAIAEATVDTINKNSAQIDYQKYSEF comes from the coding sequence ATGGATATCCTAGTCATAAATTCCGGTTCGAGCTCGGTTAAATTTAAATTCCACGATATGCTAAATCACGCCTGCATCGCAAGCGGGCTCATCGAGGAGATCGGCTCGACGCACGCAAGCGGAAGCATCAATTGCGCCAACGGACGAAGCATAAAGGTTGAAAACGAGCAAATTCCAAATCACGAAACCGCGATTGCGATTGCGATTGATCTTTTAAAACAAAGCGGAGTAATCAAAGATCTAACTCAAGTAGGCGGTATCGGGCATCGCATCGTTCAGGGTGCGGATTATTTCGACGCTCCTGCGCTCATAGATGAGGATGTAATGGCTAAAATCGCCGAGCTTGCGCCGCTTGCGCCGCTACACAATCCCGCAAATTTAGCAGGCATCAAATCCTGCCTAAAGATCGCTCCGAAAATTCCAAACGTAGCGGTTTTTGATACGATCTTTCATCAAAGCATCCCGCCGTATGCGTATATGTACGCGCTGCCGTATGAATTCTACGAAAAATATAAGGTTCGCCGCTACGGCGCGCACGGCACATCGCATTGGTTCGTCTCGACGATGGGGGCGAAATTTTTACGTAAGAAATACGAAAACTTCAACGCCATTACGCTACATCTTGGCAACGGCTCTAGCGTAAGCGCTATAGAAAACGGCAAGTGTATCGACACCTCGATGGGGCTAACGCCGCTTGAAGGCATCATCATGGGCACCAGATGCGGCTCGATCGATCCTGCGATCATCCCATACATCGAGCGCGTCGCGGGCTACAACGCGCAGGATATGGACGTCATAATGAACAAAAAAAGCGGACTTTTGGGCATCTGCGGCGCAAGCGATCTGCGAAAAGTATATGAAAAGATGGAGGATGGCGAGCCGCGCGCGAAACTTGCGTTTGAGATGCTAGTTTACAGCGTCGTTAAGATGATCGGAGCGTATTATGCCGTGCTCGGGCGTGTGGACGCTTTGATCTTTACCGGAGGTATCGGCGAGAACGCGCCGCATTTTAGGCAAAATGTCTGCGAGAGACTCGCTCATATCGGCATCGAAATCGATGCGACAAAAAACGCCAAAAATACCGGATCGATTAGAAATTTAAGCGCGGCGGATAGTAAAATCAAAACGCTCGTAATCCCTACCAACGAGGAGCTGGCGATCGCTGAAGCTACGGTCGATACGATCAACAAAAATTCCGCGCAGATCGACTATCAGAAATACTCGGAATTTTAA
- the pta gene encoding phosphate acetyltransferase, with amino-acid sequence MNGILLLCDEPVAYQSELKKLDKILSMSFHNVLQLCIAGDNALFSRSELERALADGQDERVRKAAIERFAQILKQCNFVLVRGAAGADMRELNLQIAKDLNISVCGFYPNEIAARIGERTIAAAKAVNFASVYEDKISFSALRSAQEGANSKKSELYGKNSACEKGAKFHDENSACQSDAIELDKVIADKSYFTDAANSTRCEILTPLKFESKLYAKARANVKTVVLPESDDERILRAAAIIKQSGAANLILLGRQDEVQKNARELGLDLAGVKILDPQTNASLEKFAHDLYELRKAKGMSEAQARDLVRDRTYFGTMLVYEGLADAMVSGASTTTAETIRPALQIIKTKPGIASVSGAFIMCLDTQALLFADCAVAPSPSAEYLAGIAISSAATAKAFGLEPRVAMLSYSSGDSGSGECVEFIKSATQKAREKAPELLIDGPLQFDAAVDAAVAKKKMPNSAVAGRANVFIFPDLNCGNICYKAVQRTAGAVAIGPILQGLKKPVNDLSRGCKVADIVNTILISAIQAGKN; translated from the coding sequence ATGAACGGAATTTTGCTCCTATGCGACGAGCCTGTCGCCTACCAATCCGAGCTAAAAAAACTAGATAAAATTTTATCCATGAGCTTTCACAACGTTTTGCAACTTTGCATCGCTGGCGACAATGCCCTTTTTAGCAGGAGTGAGCTTGAAAGAGCACTCGCGGACGGGCAGGATGAGCGCGTGCGAAAGGCGGCGATAGAACGCTTTGCACAGATCCTAAAGCAGTGTAATTTCGTACTGGTTCGCGGCGCCGCAGGAGCCGATATGCGCGAGCTAAATTTACAAATCGCCAAGGATCTAAATATCTCTGTTTGCGGATTTTATCCTAACGAAATCGCCGCGCGCATCGGCGAGCGCACAATCGCTGCAGCAAAAGCGGTAAATTTCGCCAGCGTATATGAGGATAAAATTTCATTTTCCGCGCTAAGATCTGCGCAAGAGGGTGCAAATTCTAAAAAATCGGAGCTTTACGGTAAAAATTCTGCCTGCGAAAAGGGCGCAAAATTTCACGACGAAAATTCCGCTTGCCAAAGCGACGCGATAGAGCTTGATAAAGTCATTGCCGACAAAAGCTACTTCACGGACGCCGCAAACTCCACGCGCTGTGAAATTCTAACCCCATTGAAATTTGAAAGCAAGCTCTACGCCAAGGCTCGCGCGAACGTTAAAACCGTCGTACTGCCCGAAAGCGACGATGAGAGAATTCTACGCGCGGCTGCGATTATAAAGCAAAGCGGAGCTGCAAATTTAATCCTTTTAGGGCGGCAAGACGAAGTGCAAAAAAACGCGCGCGAGCTAGGTCTTGATCTAGCGGGCGTTAAAATTTTAGATCCGCAGACGAATGCGAGCTTGGAAAAATTTGCGCACGATCTTTATGAGCTTCGCAAGGCGAAGGGTATGAGCGAGGCGCAGGCGCGCGATCTCGTTCGCGACCGCACCTACTTCGGCACGATGCTCGTGTATGAAGGGTTGGCCGACGCGATGGTAAGCGGTGCAAGCACGACTACTGCTGAGACGATCCGCCCCGCGCTTCAGATCATCAAGACAAAGCCCGGCATCGCGAGCGTTAGCGGCGCGTTTATAATGTGCCTGGATACGCAAGCTCTGCTTTTTGCCGACTGCGCCGTAGCGCCGAGCCCGAGCGCGGAGTATCTGGCGGGTATCGCGATCTCAAGCGCCGCGACCGCAAAGGCGTTCGGGCTTGAGCCGCGCGTAGCGATGCTAAGCTACTCCAGCGGCGATAGCGGTAGCGGAGAGTGCGTGGAATTTATCAAATCGGCGACGCAAAAAGCGCGCGAAAAGGCGCCCGAGCTTCTTATCGACGGGCCGCTGCAATTCGATGCCGCAGTCGATGCCGCAGTCGCTAAGAAAAAAATGCCGAATTCGGCGGTCGCAGGGCGCGCGAACGTATTTATCTTCCCCGATCTTAACTGCGGAAATATATGTTATAAGGCCGTTCAGCGCACCGCAGGCGCCGTGGCGATTGGACCGATCTTGCAGGGCTTAAAAAAGCCGGTAAACGATCTAAGCCGCGGCTGCAAGGTCGCCGATATCGTAAACACGATACTTATCAGCGCCATTCAAGCAGGAAAGAATTAA
- a CDS encoding helix-hairpin-helix domain-containing protein has translation MKNLVILALLVSLAAAKININEASRYELMTIGGLDAGRADMLMQYRQKREISSADELKGINGFASYDTAKLQKSFEISPRANVQQPVQPDRDIVVVEKTRTRTVYGGSTYKRVENYGNGITITETGTLPPPPPRGYGRHGDMMPPPPPPPGGMPPPPHGGIKPPPPPPPPPRDDYSRRRSSNSMSDSEIGGSSRRNMPVPMHMGTIRSKRSSSVTSFGDCDPQSGNCASVGVGVQVDRGF, from the coding sequence ATGAAAAATTTAGTGATTTTGGCTCTTTTAGTGAGCCTTGCCGCGGCGAAAATCAACATAAACGAAGCTAGTCGCTACGAGCTGATGACGATCGGTGGGCTTGATGCGGGTAGGGCGGATATGCTTATGCAATACCGCCAAAAGCGCGAAATTTCAAGTGCAGATGAGCTAAAGGGTATCAACGGCTTTGCAAGTTACGATACCGCCAAACTGCAGAAGAGCTTTGAAATATCGCCTAGAGCTAATGTGCAGCAGCCGGTGCAGCCTGATCGCGATATAGTCGTAGTCGAAAAGACCCGCACCCGCACGGTTTACGGAGGCTCTACTTACAAACGCGTTGAAAATTACGGCAATGGCATCACGATCACAGAGACCGGTACTTTACCGCCGCCTCCTCCGCGAGGATATGGTAGGCACGGCGACATGATGCCGCCTCCTCCCCCGCCTCCTGGCGGCATGCCACCACCTCCGCACGGAGGTATAAAACCACCTCCTCCGCCACCGCCACCTCCGCGCGATGATTATTCTCGCAGGAGAAGTTCTAATAGTATGAGCGATAGCGAGATTGGCGGAAGCTCACGCCGTAACATGCCGGTGCCTATGCATATGGGAACGATCCGCTCGAAAAGATCCAGTAGCGTCACAAGCTTCGGCGACTGCGATCCGCAAAGCGGCAACTGCGCTAGCGTGGGCGTAGGCGTGCAGGTAGATAGAGGGTTTTAA